One part of the Paracoccus sp. MBLB3053 genome encodes these proteins:
- a CDS encoding cell wall hydrolase, producing the protein MSTPLSWLARVSLCVAIALSSVVAVPANAETQPRENTKTGSSKVSSTDLQCLSEALYFEARGEGSQGQRAVAEVILNRVDHPKFPKTVCGVVNQKGQFTYRKTRIREQGAFVRAQKIATTALQGGPRNLTKGATYFHTRAVRPSWSRRFERTAHIGSHYFYRSDRRLAAN; encoded by the coding sequence ATGTCGACACCTTTGTCATGGCTGGCGCGCGTTTCCCTGTGTGTAGCTATTGCGCTTTCCTCCGTCGTTGCTGTTCCGGCCAATGCCGAAACCCAACCTCGTGAAAACACCAAGACCGGTTCCTCCAAGGTGAGCAGCACCGATCTTCAATGCCTCTCCGAAGCTCTCTACTTCGAGGCCCGTGGCGAGGGCTCGCAGGGCCAGCGTGCCGTTGCCGAGGTCATTCTCAACCGCGTGGATCACCCAAAGTTCCCGAAAACCGTCTGCGGCGTCGTGAACCAGAAGGGCCAGTTCACCTATCGCAAGACCCGCATCCGCGAGCAGGGCGCCTTCGTCCGGGCGCAAAAGATTGCCACGACCGCGCTTCAGGGCGGGCCGCGCAACCTGACCAAAGGTGCCACCTATTTCCACACCCGTGCCGTGCGCCCGTCCTGGTCGCGCCGGTTCGAACGCACCGCGCATATTGGCAGCCACTACTTCTACCGCTCGGATCGGCGGCTGGCCGCCAACTGA
- a CDS encoding dihydroneopterin aldolase: protein MNSPDRIHLRDYVVSAEIGAFQTERGHAQRLRFNVDVELATLVVGADDEVDSILSYDVLTGAVAAGLADRRYDLLETLAEKIAAQVLVHPRAARVTVTVEKLDRIPGALGVTLTRNRALVAAEEISAPIRVIFHGAPVNLPDMAAVLVPDDPCLPLPEGGNEREIALLALDQAAWALAGRLGLTVADSRTELDWAATEGRAVVWAPARMVRDIATVAACSTDLAFWLADRLHAERLEWSLADGVALPQAPQGFTIPTDRH, encoded by the coding sequence ATGAACAGTCCCGATCGCATTCACCTGCGCGACTACGTCGTTTCGGCGGAAATCGGCGCCTTCCAGACCGAGCGGGGACACGCCCAGCGTCTGCGTTTCAATGTCGACGTCGAATTGGCTACGCTGGTCGTCGGTGCAGATGACGAAGTGGACAGCATTCTCAGTTATGACGTGCTGACGGGGGCCGTGGCCGCAGGTTTGGCTGATCGTCGTTACGATCTGCTTGAGACGCTGGCCGAGAAGATCGCCGCGCAGGTTCTGGTGCATCCCCGGGCTGCGCGCGTAACGGTGACGGTCGAAAAGCTTGACCGGATCCCTGGCGCCCTGGGAGTTACCCTGACCCGCAACCGGGCACTGGTCGCTGCCGAAGAGATCTCCGCGCCGATCCGTGTCATCTTCCACGGCGCTCCGGTGAACTTGCCTGACATGGCCGCCGTTCTCGTGCCGGACGATCCGTGCCTGCCCTTGCCAGAAGGCGGAAATGAACGCGAAATCGCCTTGCTCGCGCTTGATCAGGCGGCGTGGGCTCTAGCCGGGCGGCTGGGTCTGACCGTCGCCGACAGCCGGACCGAACTTGACTGGGCGGCGACCGAGGGACGGGCGGTGGTCTGGGCGCCTGCCCGAATGGTCCGCGATATCGCGACTGTGGCCGCATGTTCGACCGACCTGGCCTTCTGGCTTGCCGACCGCCTTCATGCCGAACGGTTGGAATGGTCGCTGGCCGACGGGGTGGCTCTGCCTCAGGCACCGCAAGGGTTCACCATTCCCACGGACCGGCATTGA